A genomic region of Leptolyngbya sp. NIES-2104 contains the following coding sequences:
- a CDS encoding PIN domain-containing protein, with amino-acid sequence MLDTPQIFLLIDLNTFFACKPYEWLEFSRVGRCYVPQVVYEELDSWAASRSESMESRIAREFRRLMLESDWELTRSLISTESRPMTRRARLALDVRNSAEDLARSSIGRLVVVVSNDRALIQQVQALNLENLTGIPVSTLLAWSRSKRQPPIVLQHLRSMQTHSLQLLTAGSSRPGISRLESPKSSPRPVYQKSWVDRLLPLLIILGGLAIGWTVAHSLILKNPQTIEQK; translated from the coding sequence GATCGATCTCAATACGTTTTTTGCTTGTAAGCCTTACGAATGGTTGGAATTTAGTCGAGTGGGTCGCTGTTATGTGCCGCAAGTTGTTTATGAGGAGTTGGATAGCTGGGCAGCGAGTCGGAGTGAGTCAATGGAGTCTAGAATCGCTAGGGAATTCCGACGGCTCATGCTTGAGAGCGATTGGGAACTCACACGATCGTTGATCTCAACCGAATCTAGACCGATGACTCGTCGCGCTCGACTTGCCTTAGATGTGCGAAATTCGGCTGAAGATTTAGCTCGATCGAGCATTGGGCGATTAGTCGTCGTCGTGTCGAATGATCGCGCTTTGATTCAACAAGTCCAAGCCCTGAATCTAGAGAATTTAACCGGAATTCCGGTCAGTACGCTGCTGGCTTGGAGTCGGAGTAAGCGACAACCTCCGATCGTGCTGCAACATCTGCGATCGATGCAAACTCATTCGCTGCAATTACTCACGGCGGGCAGTTCTCGCCCCGGAATTTCTCGGCTCGAATCTCCGAAGTCTTCCCCGCGCCCGGTGTATCAAAAATCGTGGGTCGATCGTTTGCTCCCGTTATTGATCATTCTGGGTGGATTGGCGATTGGATGGACAGTCGCACATTCCTTAATTTTGAAAAATCCCCAGACCATCGAGCAGAAATAG
- a CDS encoding SpoIIE family protein phosphatase, which yields MDDEPDNLDLLYRTFRRDYDVIRAKSAIEALKVLDEQGEVAIIISDQRMPEMLGTEFLSRTADRFPDTIRIVLTGYTDVEDLVDAINSGKVFKYITKPWKPQQLEVVVEQAAETYQVLKQRTADLRRALRRESSFNAITTAIRESLDYQNMLQTIVETIGITFEASCCMLHPVEGDQIRSQSAMYCAEDVLMGDCERDRKSELVQRVFLDRAAPLKFQNPPHLVLPLSYQQELLAILSLHRTIDKPIWSAEDIDLIGVVAEQAALAISQARLYRRTQQQAEQIRAELAVARQIQTNLLRQTLPTLDNLKVQACCHPAREVGGDFFEVYYHPQGDLWLAVGDVSGKGVPAALFMASAISVLRRELSQETPPEPDQVMRNLNSILSDDLMGTNCFITMVLAKYTPATNQLVYANAGHIYPLVWSKQTIKAGIEPTYLKVRGVPLGILPDWKAVAGTLTLKDGEIFLLTSDGITEATVQPDKAISRSIDTAGAMLRQTGLWKMLRQAGECLDLKLLLAQIQAHNAIQEDDQTILSLEVL from the coding sequence GTGGACGATGAGCCAGATAATCTCGATTTGCTTTACCGCACATTCCGTCGAGATTACGACGTGATTCGGGCAAAAAGCGCGATCGAAGCCCTCAAAGTTCTAGACGAACAAGGCGAAGTGGCGATCATTATCTCAGACCAGCGAATGCCCGAAATGCTAGGAACTGAGTTTCTCAGTCGGACTGCCGATCGCTTTCCCGATACGATTCGGATTGTTTTGACTGGGTACACCGATGTCGAAGATCTAGTCGATGCGATTAATTCAGGCAAAGTCTTCAAATACATCACCAAGCCGTGGAAACCCCAACAGCTTGAAGTGGTCGTTGAGCAAGCCGCAGAAACGTATCAGGTTTTAAAACAGCGAACCGCCGATCTGCGTCGTGCTCTGCGACGCGAATCTTCATTCAATGCAATTACGACTGCAATTCGCGAATCACTCGACTATCAAAACATGCTGCAAACGATCGTCGAAACGATCGGCATTACCTTTGAAGCGAGTTGCTGCATGTTGCATCCGGTCGAAGGCGATCAGATACGATCGCAATCTGCAATGTATTGTGCAGAAGATGTTTTGATGGGAGACTGTGAGCGCGATCGCAAATCAGAACTAGTGCAGCGAGTGTTTCTCGATCGTGCGGCTCCCTTAAAATTTCAGAATCCGCCTCATCTCGTCTTGCCGTTAAGCTATCAGCAAGAGCTACTAGCGATTTTGTCATTGCATCGCACGATCGACAAACCGATCTGGTCAGCCGAAGACATTGATTTAATCGGAGTCGTTGCAGAACAAGCCGCCCTTGCGATTTCCCAAGCAAGACTCTACCGCCGGACTCAACAGCAAGCCGAACAAATTCGAGCAGAATTAGCCGTTGCGCGCCAGATTCAAACAAACCTGCTGCGCCAAACCCTTCCCACCCTAGACAATCTCAAAGTTCAAGCCTGCTGCCATCCCGCTCGTGAAGTGGGCGGCGATTTCTTTGAAGTCTACTACCATCCTCAGGGCGATTTGTGGTTAGCCGTGGGCGATGTCTCTGGAAAAGGCGTTCCCGCTGCACTATTTATGGCGAGTGCAATTTCGGTACTGCGGCGAGAACTGTCACAGGAGACTCCCCCAGAACCCGATCAGGTCATGCGAAACTTGAACAGCATCCTGTCTGATGATTTGATGGGCACAAATTGTTTTATCACGATGGTTCTAGCAAAATACACACCTGCAACCAATCAGCTTGTGTATGCCAACGCCGGACATATCTATCCACTCGTTTGGTCAAAACAAACGATCAAAGCAGGTATCGAACCCACCTATCTTAAAGTCCGAGGTGTGCCGCTCGGAATTCTACCAGACTGGAAAGCCGTCGCTGGAACCCTCACACTGAAAGACGGCGAAATCTTCCTGCTCACCAGTGACGGCATTACTGAAGCAACGGTACAACCCGATAAAGCGATCAGTCGATCGATCGACACCGCAGGAGCGATGCTCCGACAAACTGGACTCTGGAAAATGCTCCGGCAAGCCGGGGAATGCTTGGATCTCAAACTGCTGCTTGCCCAAATCCAGGCACACAATGCGATTCAAGAAGATGACCAGACGATTCTTTCTCTGGAGGTTTTGTAA
- a CDS encoding anti-sigma regulatory factor, translated as MRTELHIPSDLRFLGIVERWLLDSLAIELGEQVDWSRQSSRLRLALVEAYSNVVRHAHRNQPDLPVILRLELRGRDLAIEIWDHGQGFDLSTYLAPSPEAMQEHGYGWLILNRLMDRVEYQLQVNGRNCLKLQANLMSVV; from the coding sequence ATGCGAACTGAGCTTCATATCCCTAGCGATTTAAGATTTCTCGGCATTGTTGAGCGGTGGCTGTTGGATAGTTTGGCGATCGAACTTGGCGAACAGGTCGATTGGTCGCGCCAGTCGAGTCGGTTGCGGTTGGCACTGGTCGAGGCTTACTCAAATGTCGTACGACACGCCCATCGCAATCAACCGGATCTGCCTGTGATTCTGCGTTTAGAGTTGCGGGGTCGAGATTTAGCGATCGAGATTTGGGATCACGGTCAAGGCTTTGATCTTTCCACGTATCTCGCACCTTCACCGGAAGCAATGCAGGAACACGGCTACGGCTGGCTGATTCTCAATCGTTTGATGGATCGGGTGGAATACCAATTGCAGGTCAACGGTCGCAATTGTCTCAAGCTACAGGCAAATTTAATGAGCGTGGTGTAA
- a CDS encoding DUF433 domain-containing protein: MAAASNQKVDIIRTEQGLTIAGTRITLYDVMTHLKAGWTPRLIRNWLPLTEAQLDSAIAYIEANRVEVEAEYQTALEESERIRQAWEDKNRDRLAEIANFSPKPEQEEIHAKLQAWKAKLGLV, from the coding sequence ATGGCTGCGGCATCGAATCAAAAAGTAGATATTATTCGCACCGAGCAAGGGTTAACTATTGCTGGGACTCGCATTACTCTCTACGACGTGATGACGCATCTCAAGGCAGGATGGACACCCCGCTTAATTCGGAATTGGCTTCCGCTCACCGAGGCACAGCTTGATAGTGCGATCGCTTACATTGAAGCAAACCGGGTTGAAGTCGAAGCAGAGTATCAGACCGCTCTAGAAGAAAGTGAAAGAATTCGACAAGCTTGGGAAGACAAGAACCGCGATCGATTAGCAGAAATCGCAAATTTTTCTCCGAAGCCAGAACAAGAAGAGATTCATGCTAAACTCCAAGCCTGGAAAGCAAAGCTTGGACTTGTTTAA
- a CDS encoding WG repeat-containing protein, producing MIVGATLGNRYRILQPLGSGGFGDTYLAEDSHLPDHPKCVVKHLKPKDSDPRVIEVVQRLFRQEVKTLYQLGNQYEYIPKLFAHFEENGQFYLVQEFIDGHDLSVELTPGTQLSEEKVIQLLLEILSVLEGVHRSNIIHRDLKPQNIMRRRDGQLFLIDFGAVKEISALTIDPQGQTKLTISIGTRGYCPKEQAGGTPKLSSDIYAVGMIGIEALTGISPQALPEDLMTGEIIWRDRALNVSNPLAELLSTMVRYHFSERYPSAIEAHQALIKLVPKPKKTTRKLKQKIIAALACLSPVVYFFVAFVAAQIVNYFTSPATIESLIAIQPQFDIAYDFSSGLAAVKTGKQWNYVQKNGNVAISNLKFDGDIFAPRFSEGLAAIKLNGKWGYIDQSGNLVVQPKFDTSGDFSDGLASVEIDAKPVKGLSISIGGKWGHINRSGEFIIQPKFNYTREFSNGLAVVEGSASPTSNELFELFGSDVEKNRGYVDKTGNLAIPLKFKNTYPFSDELAVVELDSQTKGFIDTKGNLIGSVKLETSDTFHNGLLMAKGENNKKGYVDKTGRWAVQPKFDEASDFYEGLAAVKINDKWGYINKDGNFVVQTQFDNAKDLSEGLALVKKENKCSYINTSGKFITQALDVDKNGACPMSSFSEGLASVKINGKWGYIRNSLNK from the coding sequence ATGATCGTTGGTGCAACTCTAGGAAATCGATATCGGATTCTGCAACCGTTAGGAAGCGGCGGATTTGGCGATACCTATTTAGCGGAAGATAGCCATCTCCCTGATCACCCTAAGTGTGTTGTGAAGCATCTGAAGCCGAAAGATTCAGATCCGAGAGTCATAGAAGTCGTACAACGATTGTTTCGGCAGGAAGTTAAGACTTTGTACCAGTTGGGTAATCAGTACGAATATATTCCAAAGCTGTTTGCACACTTTGAAGAGAATGGGCAGTTTTATCTCGTTCAAGAGTTCATTGATGGACATGATCTGAGTGTAGAACTGACACCCGGAACACAGTTGAGTGAGGAGAAAGTCATTCAATTACTGCTTGAGATTTTGTCAGTTCTCGAAGGCGTTCATCGATCGAACATTATCCACCGGGATTTAAAGCCGCAGAACATCATGAGGCGGCGAGATGGACAATTATTTCTCATCGACTTTGGAGCAGTGAAGGAGATCAGTGCTTTAACGATCGATCCGCAAGGACAGACAAAATTAACGATCAGTATTGGTACACGGGGGTATTGTCCAAAGGAACAAGCGGGAGGAACGCCAAAACTCAGCAGCGATATCTATGCAGTTGGCATGATTGGAATTGAGGCATTAACAGGCATTTCACCTCAAGCATTGCCTGAAGACCTAATGACGGGCGAAATTATTTGGCGCGATCGCGCTCTGAATGTGAGCAATCCGTTAGCAGAGCTTCTGAGTACGATGGTGCGGTATCACTTTAGCGAACGGTATCCGTCAGCGATCGAGGCTCATCAAGCCCTAATTAAGCTTGTGCCTAAGCCGAAAAAAACCACCCGAAAGCTGAAGCAGAAAATCATTGCCGCACTAGCGTGTTTAAGTCCAGTTGTGTATTTTTTCGTGGCTTTTGTTGCAGCCCAGATTGTCAATTACTTTACTTCTCCAGCCACAATTGAAAGCCTGATTGCAATTCAACCTCAATTTGATATTGCTTATGATTTCTCTAGTGGGCTAGCAGCAGTCAAAACAGGCAAGCAATGGAACTATGTTCAGAAGAACGGTAATGTAGCTATTAGCAATTTGAAATTTGACGGCGACATTTTTGCTCCTAGGTTCTCTGAAGGGTTAGCAGCAATAAAGCTTAATGGTAAGTGGGGATATATTGATCAAAGCGGCAATCTTGTTGTTCAACCTAAATTTGATACATCAGGTGACTTCTCTGACGGTCTAGCATCTGTGGAAATAGACGCAAAACCTGTCAAGGGCTTGTCAATCTCAATCGGAGGAAAATGGGGTCATATCAATAGAAGTGGTGAATTTATAATACAACCTAAATTTAACTACACCCGTGAATTCTCAAACGGATTAGCAGTAGTAGAAGGAAGTGCCTCACCAACTAGTAATGAGTTGTTTGAGTTGTTCGGCTCTGATGTAGAAAAAAATAGAGGTTATGTTGATAAAACAGGCAACTTAGCTATCCCTTTAAAGTTTAAAAACACTTACCCTTTCTCTGATGAACTTGCAGTTGTGGAGTTGGATTCTCAAACGAAAGGGTTCATTGATACAAAAGGCAATTTAATAGGTTCAGTAAAATTGGAGACATCTGATACATTTCACAACGGTTTACTGATGGCAAAAGGCGAAAATAATAAGAAAGGCTATGTTGATAAGACTGGTAGATGGGCAGTCCAACCGAAATTTGATGAAGCTAGTGATTTCTATGAGGGATTAGCGGCGGTGAAAATAAATGATAAATGGGGGTATATCAATAAGGATGGCAATTTTGTAGTTCAAACACAATTTGACAATGCTAAGGACCTCTCTGAGGGACTAGCGCTTGTGAAGAAAGAAAACAAGTGTAGCTACATTAATACAAGTGGCAAATTTATTACTCAAGCACTTGATGTTGATAAAAATGGAGCTTGCCCTATGAGTTCTTTCTCCGAAGGATTAGCAAGCGTGAAAATAAATGGTAAGTGGGGCTATATTCGTAATTCGTTGAATAAGTAG
- a CDS encoding DUF2283 domain-containing protein produces MSNTARMNYFEKEDVLHLVISDEPEFGSVELSPNITAELNEAGELIGVEILSASTFIRDVILESAQGKLLGFSRTSAS; encoded by the coding sequence ATGAGTAACACCGCAAGAATGAACTATTTCGAGAAAGAGGATGTTTTGCATCTTGTCATTTCGGATGAGCCTGAGTTTGGCAGCGTTGAACTTTCCCCCAATATCACAGCAGAACTCAACGAGGCTGGAGAACTCATCGGTGTTGAAATTCTGTCGGCAAGTACCTTTATTCGAGATGTGATTTTGGAGTCTGCTCAAGGGAAGCTTTTAGGATTTTCGCGTACTTCTGCAAGTTGA
- a CDS encoding DUF2442 domain-containing protein, protein MLKDIVAVKPLEHYQLYLQFEDGVEGRVDISKLVSFTGVFSPLQDLNYFATVAVNSELGTIVWSCGADLDPDVLYAIISQQPISTYEDSTIVAR, encoded by the coding sequence ATGCTGAAAGATATTGTCGCGGTTAAACCTTTAGAGCACTATCAGCTTTATTTACAATTTGAAGACGGTGTTGAAGGAAGGGTCGATATTAGTAAGCTTGTCTCTTTCACGGGTGTCTTTTCGCCGCTTCAGGATTTGAACTATTTTGCGACTGTTGCAGTGAATTCGGAGTTAGGAACGATCGTTTGGTCATGTGGTGCAGATCTTGATCCAGATGTGCTTTATGCGATCATTTCTCAGCAACCGATTTCGACCTACGAAGATTCTACGATCGTAGCAAGATAA